A section of the Anaerohalosphaeraceae bacterium genome encodes:
- a CDS encoding CCA tRNA nucleotidyltransferase, producing MTNRAQALKVLKRLRQEGYQALFAGGCVRDYLLGRRPKDYDVVTDAVPDQIIPLFRKTLKIGARFGVVIVILEGKQVEVATFRTESDYQDGRHPEKVEFATAKEDAMRRDFTVNGMFFDPISRQTLDFVGGQEDLQKKIIRTIGNPDERFGEDYLRLLRAVRFAVQLDFEIEEQTWQAVCRHAPKIRQISPERIAMELEQILTHPNRARGAQLLNDSGLAEAILPGFEKSFRLFGSKMLRHLPEKIDFPLALAAYWAAAPIDKSMEWAKSLRLSNSAIKHIRFLLENKEVLAEADLPLAQLKILMAEPYWEDLLHLRRALLLSEGRSISPLKTIQKRAAALKGTILRPKPLLDGHQLIALGAVPGPMVGRLARELYIAQLAEEVQTPHQARLWVQQWLEKHTETKNK from the coding sequence ATGACGAATCGTGCTCAGGCACTAAAAGTACTGAAACGGCTCCGCCAGGAGGGCTATCAGGCCCTTTTTGCAGGCGGCTGCGTGCGAGACTACCTGCTCGGACGACGCCCCAAAGATTACGATGTCGTCACCGATGCTGTACCGGACCAAATCATTCCGCTGTTTCGGAAAACACTCAAAATCGGAGCCCGTTTCGGCGTGGTGATTGTCATCCTCGAAGGCAAACAGGTGGAGGTGGCTACCTTCCGAACGGAATCCGATTATCAGGACGGACGTCATCCCGAAAAAGTCGAGTTTGCCACGGCCAAAGAAGACGCTATGCGTCGAGATTTTACCGTCAATGGGATGTTCTTTGACCCCATTAGTCGACAGACCCTCGATTTCGTCGGCGGGCAGGAAGACCTCCAAAAGAAAATCATCCGCACTATCGGCAACCCCGATGAGCGTTTCGGTGAAGACTACCTGCGACTCCTGCGGGCGGTGCGTTTTGCTGTCCAGCTGGATTTCGAAATCGAAGAACAAACCTGGCAGGCCGTTTGCCGACATGCCCCCAAAATTCGCCAAATCAGCCCAGAACGGATTGCTATGGAACTGGAGCAAATCCTCACGCATCCAAACAGAGCACGCGGTGCTCAGCTCCTGAACGATTCCGGCCTGGCGGAAGCCATCCTGCCCGGCTTTGAAAAATCTTTCCGCCTTTTCGGCAGCAAAATGCTTCGGCATCTGCCGGAAAAAATCGATTTTCCTCTGGCTTTGGCGGCTTACTGGGCGGCCGCCCCCATCGATAAAAGTATGGAATGGGCCAAATCGCTTCGCCTCAGCAATTCTGCGATAAAGCATATCCGTTTTCTGCTCGAAAACAAAGAGGTGCTCGCTGAGGCCGACCTGCCTTTGGCCCAGTTAAAAATTCTCATGGCCGAACCCTATTGGGAGGACTTACTCCACCTTCGCAGGGCCCTTCTTTTGTCAGAGGGACGGTCCATCAGCCCCCTGAAAACGATTCAAAAAAGGGCCGCCGCCCTGAAAGGCACAATCCTTCGCCCAAAACCCTTGCTGGACGGCCACCAACTCATCGCTTTGGGGGCTGTTCCCGGCCCGATGGTCGGCCGGCTTGCCCGCGAACTGTATATTGCCCAACTTGCCGAGGAAGTCCAAACCCCCCATCAGGCCCGCCTGTGGGTTCAGCAATGGCTTGAAAAACACACCGAAACCAAAAACAAATAA
- a CDS encoding prepilin-type N-terminal cleavage/methylation domain-containing protein, which translates to MKPKRAFTLIELLVVIAIIGLLLSIIIPALKSAKNLAAASVCLGNESQLIKAWLLYAEDSDARIVDGDTSDSLTEPGYNYYTISSRSVRVWNWVGRPMGPNREDVNKTLDDKIRGYQAGALWRYIEAPKIYNCPVDTRYTKPATYKGNNPNNYDPDWMGGYRSYSIGKVLSQRPEAGTGEDVYTITKLSQFTSPGSKIVFLEEADGYGWNHRTWNMNLNSPQWVDPFAIWHNGSSTLAFADGHAERHKWVSKNTLEMAKAQQKNWSALNPNGTVSEDYLWFKRSYVPGK; encoded by the coding sequence ATGAAACCCAAACGTGCTTTTACGCTCATCGAACTGCTGGTTGTCATTGCCATCATCGGTCTTCTCCTGTCAATCATTATCCCGGCCCTCAAAAGCGCCAAAAACCTCGCGGCGGCCTCCGTCTGCCTCGGCAATGAAAGTCAGCTGATTAAAGCATGGCTTCTTTATGCAGAGGACAGCGATGCCAGAATTGTTGACGGAGACACCTCGGACAGTTTGACCGAACCGGGGTACAATTACTACACCATCTCCAGCCGCTCCGTCCGCGTCTGGAACTGGGTCGGAAGGCCGATGGGCCCCAACCGTGAGGATGTCAACAAAACCCTCGATGACAAGATTCGCGGATATCAGGCCGGCGCCCTCTGGCGCTATATTGAGGCCCCTAAAATCTATAACTGCCCCGTCGATACCCGGTACACCAAACCCGCCACCTACAAAGGGAACAACCCCAACAATTATGACCCCGACTGGATGGGCGGATACCGGAGCTATTCCATCGGGAAAGTCCTTTCTCAGAGGCCGGAAGCCGGAACCGGTGAGGACGTCTACACCATTACCAAACTGTCCCAGTTTACTTCGCCCGGCAGCAAAATCGTTTTTTTGGAAGAGGCCGACGGCTACGGCTGGAATCACCGCACCTGGAATATGAACCTGAATTCTCCCCAATGGGTGGACCCCTTCGCCATCTGGCACAACGGCAGCAGTACACTGGCCTTTGCCGACGGCCACGCCGAACGCCACAAATGGGTCTCCAAAAACACCCTCGAAATGGCCAAGGCCCAGCAGAAAAACTGGTCTGCTCTCAATCCCAACGGCACCGTTTCGGAGGACTATCTCTGGTTCAAACGCTCCTACGTCCCCGGCAAATGA